A stretch of DNA from Erwinia aphidicola:
AACTCAGCAGGTAATTGCATGATCTTAAGTGTTAATCACGTTGGTTTTTCAGTTAAAAACATTGAAGACTCATTATTATTTTGGACTCGGATTCTTGGAGGTAAATTATTACGTGAAGGAAAAATGTCTGGACCTATAATCGATGAGGTAACAGGTGCAAGGGGAGCTGATGTACGAATGGCTTTGCTTGAACTGGCTGATATTCAAATTGAATTACTACAATACAATAACATTGAGCAGCCAGAAGAACCTTCAGCGCCCTATATCCCAGGCTACGCTCACCTTGCTTTTATAGTTGAGGATCTTGATACGCTCTTGGGCAAAGTATCGGACTACGGCTGGAAGACGCCGGGTAAACCTCAGACAGTGTTGTCAGGCCCCATGCAGGGAACCAGAGTAATATATTTACAAAGCCCTGATGGTCAGACGCTTGAATTGATGGAACGCAGTCAATGAGGCCCACATATTATGACCTGTTATCCTCTAATTAAAACAGTGATGTTTGCAAAGTCCGCTCCAGGGCACTGAGCAGACCATCAGAACAGATTTCGTCTTATTGGGTCTGGTCACTGGTGAAAATATACTATGTTTATCCCCCCACTTCCGCCACTGCCACGGGGTGACCGGAAAAAGGTCACCCGCTATAAACTGCCGCCAACCTCATTCACAGCGGGCGCCCGATTTGAGGGGCAGGGATGCAGCCTTTGTCGGTCCGGCGTGCTCAATGTTGCCCCGCAGCAGACACAAATATTCCCGGCAACGAGGAACAAATTAAATCCCCAGCCCCAGCCTGGTGCCCTGGGCAATTGCCCGCCTGGCATCCAGCTCCTCGGCGACATCGGCGCCGCCGATAATATGCGGTTGCTTCCCCTGCGCCATCAGCGCATCGGCTAAACGGCGGTTGGGCTCCTGACCGGCGCAGATCACCACGTTATCGACTGCCAGCCGCTGCGGTTCGCCGTCGCGCAGAATATGCAGCCCGTCATTATCAATACGCAGATACTGCACGCCGCCCCACATCTGCACACCGTGCATTTGCAGGCTGGCGCGGTGGATCCAGCCGGTGGTTTTTGCCAGCCCGGCGCCCGGCTTGCCGGGTTTACGCTGCAGCAGCCAGATCTGCCTTTGGCTATGCGGCAGTACCGGGCGCGTCAGGCCGCCGGGCTGCTGCAGGCTGCGGTCAATGCCCCACTGCTGGCAAAATGCGGCGATATCCAGCGCGGTCTGCTCGCCGCTGGCGGCCAGGTACTCCGCCGTATCAAAGCCGATGCCGCCCGCGCCAATAATCGCCACGCGCGGCCCGACCGGTCTTTTATCGCGGATCACGTCGAGAT
This window harbors:
- a CDS encoding VOC family protein; translation: MILSVNHVGFSVKNIEDSLLFWTRILGGKLLREGKMSGPIIDEVTGARGADVRMALLELADIQIELLQYNNIEQPEEPSAPYIPGYAHLAFIVEDLDTLLGKVSDYGWKTPGKPQTVLSGPMQGTRVIYLQSPDGQTLELMERSQ